A genomic window from Periweissella cryptocerci includes:
- a CDS encoding glucose-6-phosphate isomerase, with protein MARINFDYSNVSNFVGEHELGQMQAMVTAADAELRNGTGAGSDYIGWVDLPTDYDKEEFDRIKAAAKKIQSNSDVLVVIGIGGSYLGARAAVDFLHEYFYNYLPDSEREFPQILFAGNSISPAYLNDLIKVVGDRDFSVNVISKSGTTTEPAIAFRVFKELLEKKYGADEAKARIYATTDKQRGALKTEANAEGYESFVVPDSVGGRFSVLTAVGLLPIAASGADIDALMAGAAQAQVDYATPDLATNGAYQYAAMRNILYRKGYNTELLINWEPTLQYFSEWWKQLQGESEGKDNKGIYPSSANFSTDLHSLGQYIQDGQRFLMETVLKVATPVSDVVIPSTDADLDGLGYLQGKDMSYVNDTAMQGVVMAHVDGGVPNMIVEIEKQDEFSLGYLIYFFEIAVGISGYLNGINPFDQPGVEAYKSNMFGLLGKPGFEEKTKELRARL; from the coding sequence ATGGCACGTATCAATTTTGATTATTCAAACGTTTCAAACTTCGTCGGGGAACATGAACTCGGCCAAATGCAAGCAATGGTTACCGCAGCGGATGCAGAATTGCGCAACGGAACTGGTGCAGGTTCAGATTACATCGGCTGGGTTGATTTACCAACTGACTACGACAAGGAAGAATTTGATCGGATTAAGGCAGCTGCAAAGAAAATTCAAAGCAACTCTGACGTCTTGGTTGTTATCGGTATCGGTGGTTCATATCTCGGTGCACGCGCAGCTGTTGACTTCTTGCACGAATATTTCTACAATTACTTACCAGATTCAGAACGTGAATTCCCACAAATTTTGTTTGCGGGTAACTCAATTAGCCCAGCTTACTTGAACGACTTAATCAAGGTTGTTGGTGATCGTGACTTCTCAGTTAACGTTATTTCTAAATCAGGAACAACGACGGAACCAGCAATTGCCTTCCGCGTTTTCAAGGAACTTTTGGAAAAGAAATATGGTGCTGATGAAGCCAAAGCCCGGATTTACGCAACTACTGATAAGCAACGTGGTGCTTTGAAAACTGAAGCTAATGCTGAAGGCTACGAATCATTTGTTGTGCCTGACTCAGTTGGTGGCCGTTTCTCAGTTTTGACTGCTGTTGGTTTGTTACCAATCGCGGCTTCAGGTGCAGATATTGATGCCTTGATGGCTGGTGCAGCACAAGCACAAGTGGATTATGCCACTCCTGATTTGGCGACGAATGGTGCATATCAATACGCCGCAATGCGGAACATCTTGTACCGTAAGGGTTATAACACTGAATTGCTGATTAACTGGGAACCAACTTTGCAATACTTCTCAGAATGGTGGAAGCAATTGCAAGGTGAATCAGAAGGTAAGGATAACAAGGGTATCTACCCATCATCAGCTAACTTCTCAACTGACTTGCACTCACTTGGACAATACATTCAAGACGGTCAACGTTTCTTGATGGAAACTGTCTTGAAAGTTGCAACGCCGGTTAGTGACGTTGTCATCCCATCAACTGATGCTGACTTAGATGGTTTAGGTTACTTGCAAGGCAAGGACATGTCTTATGTGAACGATACAGCTATGCAAGGTGTTGTCATGGCCCACGTTGATGGTGGCGTGCCAAACATGATTGTTGAAATCGAAAAGCAAGATGAATTTTCACTTGGTTACTTGATTTACTTCTTCGAGATCGCCGTGGGTATTTCTGGTTACTTGAATGGGATTAACCCATTTGATCAACCCGGAGTTGAAGCGTACAAGTCAAACATGTTTGGTTTGCTTGGTAAGCCTGGCTTTGAAGAAAAGACCAAGGAATTACGTGCACGTTTGTAA
- a CDS encoding M48 family metallopeptidase yields MGFLDDAKNLGKSVKDQVGVKVEEKMDAKNDDATPVVPVIRIENAHDFCHNSDKQALEALQKVPLIDTVMKKMDKYWSSHMLKMNNLASNIKLGPNQLPEIYNLLPPICDYFGIEEPDFYITLDPNPNAFAQGVDQFSITVTSGLLEMCSAEELTPVIAHEVGHIVCNHMMYHQMGLYIASVGASLGGASQLALAGLESAYNYWSRCSEFSADRAAALYLKDAAPVVNMMVKLSGGSKVFGEINVQEYFNQAVEYERLKTAEVRSKVAHYAETLMTDHPLNAVRAFEIEKWCQTDEFKQLIAKGNLKTEVVREHIFCTDCGAKNVNESKFCSGCGKNLEVA; encoded by the coding sequence ATGGGATTTTTAGATGATGCAAAAAATCTTGGTAAAAGTGTAAAAGACCAAGTCGGAGTTAAAGTTGAAGAAAAAATGGATGCAAAAAATGATGATGCCACGCCAGTCGTGCCAGTTATTCGAATTGAGAATGCGCATGACTTCTGTCACAACAGTGATAAACAAGCATTAGAAGCACTGCAAAAGGTTCCGTTAATTGATACCGTCATGAAAAAGATGGACAAGTATTGGAGCAGTCACATGTTAAAAATGAATAACCTTGCTTCGAATATTAAGCTGGGTCCAAACCAATTACCCGAAATTTATAATTTATTACCGCCAATTTGCGATTATTTCGGAATTGAAGAGCCAGATTTTTATATTACATTAGATCCAAATCCGAACGCGTTTGCGCAAGGGGTTGATCAATTTAGCATTACAGTTACTTCTGGCTTGTTGGAAATGTGTTCTGCCGAGGAATTAACGCCGGTCATTGCCCATGAAGTTGGCCATATTGTTTGTAATCACATGATGTACCATCAGATGGGGCTTTATATTGCTTCAGTCGGAGCCAGCTTGGGTGGTGCTAGTCAACTAGCGTTAGCCGGATTAGAATCGGCATATAATTATTGGTCACGTTGTAGTGAGTTTTCAGCAGACCGAGCTGCGGCACTTTATCTGAAAGATGCTGCACCAGTGGTCAACATGATGGTTAAACTATCAGGTGGTAGCAAAGTGTTTGGTGAGATTAACGTGCAAGAATATTTCAATCAAGCCGTGGAATATGAACGTCTCAAGACCGCTGAAGTTCGTAGTAAAGTTGCCCACTATGCGGAAACGTTAATGACAGACCACCCCCTCAATGCCGTGCGAGCTTTCGAAATTGAGAAGTGGTGTCAAACTGATGAGTTCAAGCAATTGATTGCGAAGGGCAATTTAAAGACTGAGGTAGTTCGCGAACATATCTTCTGTACTGATTGTGGAGCGAAGAACGTAAATGAATCTAAATTCTGTTCGGGATGTGGTAAAAATCTTGAAGTTGCCTAA
- a CDS encoding zinc ribbon domain-containing protein: MFGMYEQMDEQFIANRKVKLGYSGDTSRMVLADPRSENEGIGSAVGGYFYAIAKSMGRSRYVISFEENGLLFMEITNTKHEFTGKDTFVPKNEIGAISFDQALLTNGGLALNTKAMTIMQNGENHIFTIYTYLAGGNFKWLKADMPTILQIAPNYGGAQMAANMNSVKTTAVQEETSQSDSPHAKFCGNCGNSLNGGVFCSQCGTKAS, translated from the coding sequence ATGTTTGGAATGTATGAACAAATGGATGAGCAGTTCATTGCAAATCGTAAAGTAAAGTTAGGATATTCAGGTGATACATCAAGGATGGTCTTGGCTGATCCCCGAAGTGAGAATGAAGGAATTGGTTCAGCCGTTGGTGGTTATTTCTACGCTATTGCCAAGTCAATGGGGCGTTCGCGATATGTGATTTCATTTGAAGAAAACGGGTTACTGTTTATGGAAATCACGAATACAAAACATGAATTCACTGGTAAAGATACGTTTGTTCCAAAAAATGAAATTGGCGCAATTTCATTTGATCAGGCGTTACTTACCAATGGTGGGTTAGCGTTGAATACTAAGGCAATGACAATCATGCAAAACGGTGAAAACCACATATTTACAATCTACACGTACTTGGCAGGCGGAAACTTTAAATGGTTGAAAGCTGATATGCCGACAATATTACAAATTGCACCGAATTATGGTGGCGCACAAATGGCGGCAAATATGAATTCAGTTAAAACTACAGCGGTTCAAGAGGAAACGAGTCAATCGGATAGCCCACACGCAAAGTTCTGTGGTAACTGTGGTAATAGCTTGAACGGTGGTGTATTTTGTTCGCAATGTGGTACTAAGGCTAGTTAA
- a CDS encoding DUF5776 domain-containing protein, with amino-acid sequence MKKFINLVLTVGGVTAALFGGTFVMDQLTAVHADTADATTVSATTDDTTAPATDDSAAQASDDTAQPAEPAKPATPKVDTKKYYIKPKAATMVLAKGATEYHDTAFADKVKKLAKGTQISITGVEYSKSGTPRFKLSNGDYVTTAKASWRAKLVKNVTNYYTVKPATKVKVKKNTKLYKDTAFKNKKKSVKKNTTLKVKGIAWSKGGTPRLKVTGGYISAKKSISKKPAKAVKANYKASTLQTRFIKKYANDVYSVTKKYGLYGSVQMAQAGLESAWGTSGLTKKGHNFFGVKGTYKGKSVTMRTAEYTASGRLYYTNAKFRKYPNAKASFTDNAKKLKDGPGFSKTYYAGTWRSNAKTYKKAAHALVGRYATDPHYDDKLLSLISKYNLHSLLD; translated from the coding sequence ATGAAAAAATTTATTAATTTAGTATTAACGGTCGGTGGGGTTACTGCTGCATTATTTGGCGGTACTTTTGTGATGGATCAATTAACTGCGGTTCATGCTGATACAGCGGATGCGACTACTGTTAGTGCAACAACTGACGATACGACAGCACCAGCAACTGATGACAGCGCAGCGCAAGCTTCTGATGACACTGCGCAACCGGCCGAACCAGCTAAGCCAGCGACACCAAAAGTTGATACTAAAAAATATTACATCAAACCTAAAGCCGCAACGATGGTCTTAGCTAAAGGTGCGACAGAATATCATGACACAGCATTTGCGGATAAGGTAAAAAAGTTAGCTAAGGGTACCCAAATTAGTATTACCGGAGTGGAATACTCTAAGAGTGGTACTCCTCGCTTTAAGTTGAGTAATGGCGACTACGTAACAACTGCTAAGGCTAGTTGGCGTGCTAAGCTCGTTAAGAATGTAACGAATTATTACACGGTAAAACCTGCCACAAAGGTTAAAGTTAAGAAGAACACTAAGTTGTATAAAGATACTGCTTTTAAAAACAAGAAGAAGTCAGTTAAGAAGAACACGACGCTTAAAGTTAAGGGAATCGCTTGGTCAAAGGGTGGAACACCACGTTTAAAGGTTACGGGTGGTTACATTAGTGCGAAGAAATCAATTAGTAAGAAACCTGCCAAAGCAGTTAAAGCTAACTATAAAGCATCAACTTTACAAACCCGATTTATTAAGAAATATGCGAATGATGTTTACTCAGTCACGAAAAAGTACGGCTTGTACGGTTCAGTTCAAATGGCCCAAGCCGGTCTTGAAAGTGCATGGGGTACATCAGGTTTAACTAAAAAGGGACACAACTTCTTCGGTGTTAAAGGAACATATAAAGGGAAGTCAGTTACGATGCGGACGGCGGAATATACCGCTAGTGGTAGGTTGTACTATACTAACGCGAAATTCCGTAAGTATCCAAATGCCAAAGCTTCATTTACCGATAACGCAAAGAAGTTAAAGGATGGCCCTGGTTTCTCAAAAACTTACTATGCCGGTACTTGGCGTTCAAATGCCAAAACATACAAGAAAGCAGCACATGCTTTAGTTGGTCGTTACGCAACTGATCCACACTACGATGACAAGTTACTTTCATTAATCAGCAAATACAACTTGCACAGCTTATTGGATTAG
- a CDS encoding glycosyltransferase, protein MNKINETIIVIPVKNNATLVDKTIEVITRILVRLIRDSQISPQSRMLFINDGSDDATWNLLQEAENSNVYVNAINLRHSIGHSEAHTFGEVIAATIADLVLHVDIDALDPIEIVEDIKIFNLLSTNSIKQIV, encoded by the coding sequence ATGAATAAAATAAATGAAACGATAATTGTAATTCCGGTCAAAAATAATGCAACGCTGGTAGATAAAACAATTGAAGTGATTACCCGCATATTGGTTAGGCTCATCCGAGATAGCCAGATTAGCCCCCAAAGTCGGATGTTATTTATTAATGATGGCTCGGATGACGCTACTTGGAATTTATTGCAGGAAGCCGAAAACAGCAACGTTTATGTTAATGCGATTAATTTGCGCCATTCGATTGGCCACAGTGAAGCCCACACTTTCGGGGAAGTGATTGCCGCGACGATTGCTGACTTAGTACTTCACGTCGATATTGATGCGCTTGATCCAATTGAAATCGTCGAGGATATTAAAATTTTTAATTTACTGAGCACTAACTCAATCAAACAAATTGTTTAG